A region from the Candidatus Electrothrix scaldis genome encodes:
- a CDS encoding nitrite reductase, whose product MPGINAGVMTLQDLERVTELAQRYEVPMVKVTGGQRLFFKGLAPEKMDALKQELKVPPTPPHARSRVNYVQACPGKTWCNCGTGETEHLTKALMDLELDGPLPAKVKVGISGCVRCCCESWMRDIGLTAEKKGWRLSFGGNAAGKPRIGDQIADGLSDDEALELVRKTLNFYMVTAKPKTRTARFVERFGIEEVKKNVLR is encoded by the coding sequence ATGCCCGGAATCAACGCCGGAGTAATGACCTTGCAAGACCTGGAACGGGTCACTGAGCTTGCCCAGCGATATGAAGTTCCGATGGTCAAGGTAACCGGTGGTCAACGCCTTTTTTTCAAAGGACTTGCACCGGAGAAAATGGATGCCTTGAAGCAGGAACTCAAGGTTCCGCCCACTCCGCCCCATGCCAGAAGCCGGGTGAACTATGTCCAGGCCTGTCCGGGAAAGACCTGGTGCAATTGCGGCACCGGTGAAACAGAACATCTCACCAAGGCCTTGATGGATCTTGAACTGGATGGCCCCTTACCTGCCAAGGTAAAGGTCGGTATTTCCGGTTGTGTGCGCTGCTGTTGCGAATCCTGGATGCGTGATATTGGTTTGACTGCCGAGAAAAAGGGATGGCGCCTGAGCTTTGGCGGCAATGCAGCAGGGAAACCTCGCATCGGTGATCAGATCGCAGATGGCCTGAGTGATGATGAGGCCCTTGAGTTGGTACGGAAAACCCTGAATTTTTATATGGTCACGGCAAAGCCCAAGACCAGGACAGCCCGTTTTGTCGAGCGCTTCGGCATCGAAGAGGTGAAGAAAAACGTGCTGAGATAG
- the hcp gene encoding hydroxylamine reductase, with translation MYCNQCEQTARGIACTTVGVCGKKEDIADIEDVLIYALCGMSLFANEARQKGIVDEAIDRFTMEAVFSTLTNVNFDPERFVVLINKVVELRESLKTQIAEAGGTVDFAHPAASFVPADSVVGLAQQGAELQFIPNLDSDENIRSLKQTLLYGLKGIAAYTDHASILGQNDPAIAGFMYEGLSALLAEGLTIPDCVPVAMKAGEINLRAMELLDAGNTGTYGHPVPTSVPLGHRKNKCILITGHDLHDLELLLKQTEGKGIDVYTHGEMLPCHGYPELKKYEHFYGHFGTAWQNQHKEFPNFPGPVLFTTNCIQKPNEDYKDRIFTTGLVGWPGVTHIAEKDFSAVIDKALAMDGWQDDEDKGSVMVGFGRNTVLGVADKVIEAVKNKDIRHFFLVGGCDGAKPGRDYFTQFVEQVPEDCMVLTLACGKFRFFDKDLGDIGGIPRLLDIGQCNDAYSAIQIAVALAGAFECEVNDLPLSMIISWYEQKAAAILLTLLYLGIKDIRLGPSLPAFISPAILQFLVATFDIKPVAATPEEDLKAILG, from the coding sequence ATGTATTGCAATCAATGTGAGCAGACAGCCAGGGGAATCGCCTGTACCACTGTGGGCGTATGCGGTAAAAAAGAAGACATTGCAGATATCGAGGATGTATTGATCTACGCCCTCTGCGGTATGTCACTCTTTGCCAACGAGGCGCGGCAAAAGGGGATTGTTGACGAGGCCATTGACCGTTTCACAATGGAAGCGGTTTTTTCTACCCTGACCAATGTCAATTTTGACCCGGAGCGCTTTGTTGTTCTGATTAATAAGGTGGTTGAGCTGCGTGAATCCCTGAAAACACAAATTGCTGAGGCTGGTGGCACAGTGGATTTTGCCCATCCGGCAGCTTCTTTTGTTCCGGCGGATTCCGTGGTAGGTTTGGCACAGCAGGGCGCTGAGTTACAATTCATCCCCAACCTGGATAGTGATGAAAATATTCGCTCCTTGAAACAGACCCTGCTTTACGGGCTCAAAGGTATTGCTGCCTACACCGACCATGCCTCTATTCTGGGCCAGAATGACCCTGCTATTGCCGGATTCATGTACGAGGGCCTGTCCGCTCTGCTGGCTGAGGGCCTGACCATTCCCGACTGCGTGCCTGTTGCCATGAAGGCTGGTGAGATCAACCTCCGGGCAATGGAATTGCTCGATGCAGGCAATACCGGTACCTACGGTCATCCGGTGCCCACTTCAGTTCCGCTGGGACATCGCAAGAATAAATGCATCCTGATCACCGGTCATGACCTCCATGACCTGGAATTGCTCCTGAAGCAGACCGAGGGCAAGGGCATTGATGTTTATACTCATGGTGAGATGCTGCCCTGTCACGGCTATCCGGAGCTGAAAAAATATGAGCATTTTTATGGCCATTTCGGTACTGCCTGGCAAAATCAGCATAAGGAGTTTCCGAATTTCCCTGGGCCGGTCCTCTTTACCACCAACTGCATCCAGAAGCCCAATGAAGATTATAAAGACCGCATCTTCACCACGGGTTTGGTCGGCTGGCCCGGTGTGACGCATATTGCGGAGAAGGATTTCAGCGCTGTCATCGACAAAGCCCTGGCTATGGACGGCTGGCAGGATGATGAGGATAAGGGTTCGGTGATGGTCGGTTTTGGCCGTAATACAGTGCTCGGTGTTGCTGATAAGGTCATTGAGGCTGTGAAGAATAAAGACATCCGTCATTTCTTCCTGGTGGGCGGTTGTGACGGTGCCAAACCGGGACGTGATTACTTCACCCAATTTGTTGAGCAGGTACCTGAGGATTGCATGGTGCTGACCCTGGCCTGTGGTAAGTTCCGCTTCTTTGATAAGGACTTGGGGGACATCGGTGGTATTCCGCGCCTGTTGGATATCGGCCAGTGTAATGATGCCTATTCCGCCATCCAGATCGCAGTGGCCTTGGCCGGAGCCTTTGAGTGCGAGGTGAATGATCTGCCGCTGTCCATGATTATCTCCTGGTACGAGCAAAAAGCAGCAGCTATCCTGCTGACCCTGCTCTATCTCGGCATTAAGGATATCCGTCTCGGACCCTCCTTGCCTGCCTTTATCAGCCCGGCAATTCTTCAGTTCTTGGTTGCGACCTTCGATATTAAGCCGGTTGCTGCAACACCGGAAGAGGATTTGAAGGCGATTTTGGGTTGA
- a CDS encoding Crp/Fnr family transcriptional regulator, translating to MLNKIQLLSQSVLFKGLAPPLLQQIADSASIKKFQRGETIFFEGTEATGFYMVGQGRVKIFKMSLDGKEQILHIFGPGEPFGEVPVFHGNPYPANAVALESSSMLFFPRRKFIDLINSTPSLALSMLAVLSMRLRRFAAQIESLSLKEVPARLAAHLIYLTEEQKNTKAVTLDIPKGQLASLLGTSPETLSRIFAKMTKEGLIKVSGKEIEIRRYNKLLER from the coding sequence GTGCTGAATAAAATACAACTCCTTTCCCAATCAGTCCTTTTTAAAGGGCTTGCCCCTCCCCTGCTTCAGCAGATTGCCGATTCAGCATCTATAAAAAAATTCCAGCGCGGTGAAACAATCTTCTTTGAAGGAACAGAGGCAACTGGCTTCTATATGGTGGGCCAGGGTCGGGTGAAAATTTTTAAAATGTCTCTGGATGGAAAAGAACAGATCCTTCATATCTTCGGGCCTGGAGAGCCCTTTGGTGAGGTACCGGTTTTTCATGGCAACCCATATCCGGCCAATGCTGTTGCTTTAGAATCCTCCAGCATGCTCTTCTTTCCCCGCCGAAAATTCATTGACCTGATCAACAGCACCCCCTCGCTGGCCCTGTCCATGCTCGCGGTTTTATCTATGCGCCTGCGCCGTTTTGCGGCCCAGATCGAAAGCCTCTCCCTGAAAGAGGTTCCTGCCCGATTAGCAGCACACCTGATCTATTTAACTGAGGAACAAAAGAACACCAAAGCGGTAACCCTTGATATTCCTAAGGGACAGTTGGCAAGCCTTCTGGGCACCAGCCCAGAGACCCTGTCCAGAATCTTTGCCAAAATGACAAAAGAAGGGCTGATCAAGGTCAGTGGAAAAGAAATAGAGATACGCCGTTATAACAAACTATTGGAGAGATAG
- a CDS encoding rubredoxin, whose amino-acid sequence MQKYECPCGYIYDPEEGDPDNGIDAGTAFEDLPDDWVCPKCQAEKEFFFEAD is encoded by the coding sequence ATGCAAAAGTATGAGTGCCCCTGTGGTTATATTTATGATCCAGAAGAGGGTGATCCTGATAATGGAATTGACGCAGGAACCGCCTTTGAAGATCTGCCAGATGATTGGGTTTGTCCTAAATGTCAGGCGGAAAAAGAATTCTTTTTCGAAGCTGACTAA
- the rplU gene encoding 50S ribosomal protein L21: MYAIVRTGGKQYQVATGDTLRVEKLKGEVGDTVELSDVLLVADGDNVRVGTPAVEGAKVVAKIVEQGKAKKVLVFKKKRRQGYRVLRGHRQVFTALSIQEIM, from the coding sequence ATGTATGCCATAGTACGTACCGGCGGAAAACAGTATCAGGTTGCGACCGGCGACACTTTGCGGGTAGAAAAATTAAAAGGTGAAGTCGGTGATACCGTAGAACTCTCTGATGTTCTGCTGGTCGCTGATGGTGATAACGTTCGGGTTGGAACACCTGCGGTTGAAGGTGCAAAAGTTGTCGCCAAGATCGTTGAGCAGGGCAAAGCCAAGAAAGTTCTCGTCTTCAAGAAAAAGAGACGGCAGGGATACCGCGTTCTGCGCGGACATCGTCAGGTCTTCACTGCCCTGAGCATTCAGGAGATCATGTAA
- the rpmA gene encoding 50S ribosomal protein L27 — protein sequence MAHKKAGGSSRNGRDSAGQRRGVKRFGGQIVTAGSILVRQLGTKIHPGTNVGCGRDYTLFAKVDGVVTFEDFGKNRKRVSVYPEA from the coding sequence ATGGCTCATAAAAAGGCAGGCGGTAGTTCAAGGAATGGCCGCGATAGTGCAGGGCAGCGACGTGGAGTAAAACGCTTTGGCGGTCAAATCGTAACAGCGGGCAGCATCTTGGTTCGCCAGCTCGGCACCAAAATCCATCCGGGAACCAATGTTGGCTGCGGGCGTGACTACACCCTGTTCGCCAAGGTTGACGGCGTAGTAACTTTTGAAGACTTCGGTAAAAACCGCAAGCGGGTGTCTGTTTATCCTGAGGCCTAA
- the obgE gene encoding GTPase ObgE, with product MGFVDEVKFFVKAGDGGNGCVSFRREKFVPKGGPNGGDGGRGGTVFIEADSSKQSLIDFRYRSHFNAERGGNGQGSDKHGRGGKDTVIYVPPGSVIRDAETEEVLADLTAPGQRFTAAQGGRGGYGNSRFATSTNRAPRKATPGTPGEEFWLKIELKLLADVGLIGLPNAGKSTLLSKLSAANPKVAPYPFTTLSPQLGVLHLKFMAPCIIADIPGLIEGASEGIGLGHQFLRHVERTSILLHVIDASSEDEQPWQDYQILATELAAYNEELLDRIHLVALNKIDCIDEDRLKELSALFQKNGIETLSFSAKENIGIDPLKELLANILEAQRAEEESDVMEQDEP from the coding sequence ATGGGGTTTGTTGACGAGGTAAAATTCTTCGTAAAAGCAGGTGACGGAGGCAACGGATGCGTTAGTTTCCGCCGGGAAAAATTTGTTCCCAAGGGAGGGCCGAACGGCGGTGACGGCGGACGGGGCGGAACCGTCTTTATCGAAGCGGATTCCAGCAAACAATCCTTGATAGATTTTCGTTATCGCTCGCATTTTAACGCTGAACGTGGCGGAAACGGTCAGGGAAGCGACAAACATGGTCGCGGCGGCAAAGATACGGTCATCTACGTTCCTCCGGGATCAGTCATCAGGGATGCTGAAACTGAAGAGGTCCTGGCAGACCTTACCGCCCCAGGCCAACGATTTACAGCTGCTCAGGGAGGCAGAGGAGGATACGGCAACAGCCGTTTTGCCACCTCAACTAATCGGGCACCGCGTAAGGCTACACCAGGCACCCCTGGCGAAGAATTCTGGCTCAAAATCGAGTTAAAGCTCCTGGCGGATGTGGGACTCATCGGCCTTCCTAATGCTGGCAAATCGACTCTGTTATCCAAGCTTTCCGCAGCCAACCCCAAGGTCGCCCCCTACCCCTTTACCACCCTGAGCCCACAACTGGGTGTATTGCACCTTAAATTCATGGCCCCCTGTATTATTGCCGATATTCCGGGGCTCATTGAAGGCGCCAGCGAGGGGATCGGACTTGGTCATCAATTTCTCCGCCATGTGGAACGCACCAGCATCCTCCTTCATGTCATTGATGCGTCCAGCGAAGACGAACAACCCTGGCAGGATTATCAGATCCTTGCTACGGAACTCGCTGCCTATAACGAGGAGCTCCTGGATCGCATCCACCTGGTCGCCCTCAATAAAATAGATTGCATTGACGAGGACAGGCTCAAGGAGCTTAGCGCTCTTTTTCAAAAAAATGGCATTGAGACCCTGAGCTTTTCTGCCAAAGAAAATATTGGCATAGATCCCCTCAAAGAGCTGCTCGCCAATATCCTGGAGGCACAACGGGCTGAAGAAGAAAGCGACGTTATGGAGCAGGACGAACCATGA
- the proB gene encoding glutamate 5-kinase, translating into MTFQVPRDDGLFYRQTLFDQAKTVVLKVGSAVLTTEEGLNIDFIDTLCHHISFLRASGRQVILVSSGAVAAGRKRLQVSRQPGEGLRVKQALASVGQGLLMQAYEQRFASHSKQEVAQILLTHADLSHRDRYLNVRNTILTLFEFGVVPIINENDTVSVQELRFGDNDTLGALITNMIGADMYIMLTDVDSLYTENPTVNSAAKPVYTVASIDSNIEAMAGNSSSLLGTGGMQSKIRAARMVAACGGSSFIGPGRNKNILQELFSGDMVGTFFLPEKDKKINGRKHWIAHVLRPSGTLYLDDGACRAIVERGKSLLPSGITRVEGIFNVGDSVQCRCPGGQLVASGLSNYTSADLDKIRGRKSSEIESILGFRDSDEIIHRDNLVLFNNKLKSSETYSEKAIEQNC; encoded by the coding sequence ATGACCTTCCAAGTCCCCCGTGATGATGGCCTTTTTTACAGGCAAACCCTCTTTGACCAGGCAAAGACTGTGGTCCTTAAGGTGGGCAGTGCCGTCCTGACCACCGAAGAGGGGCTCAATATTGATTTTATCGATACCCTCTGCCATCACATCTCCTTTCTTCGTGCGAGTGGCCGCCAGGTCATCCTGGTTAGTTCCGGCGCTGTAGCTGCTGGCAGAAAACGCCTTCAGGTCTCACGCCAACCAGGAGAAGGACTTCGGGTAAAACAGGCCCTTGCTTCTGTGGGCCAGGGGCTGCTCATGCAGGCCTATGAGCAACGTTTCGCCTCTCATAGCAAACAGGAGGTTGCACAAATCCTCCTGACGCATGCGGACCTTTCCCACCGCGACCGCTATCTCAATGTTCGCAACACCATTCTGACACTGTTTGAATTCGGGGTTGTCCCGATAATCAACGAAAACGATACTGTTTCGGTGCAGGAACTGCGTTTTGGCGATAATGACACCCTGGGCGCCCTGATCACCAATATGATCGGGGCGGATATGTACATCATGCTCACAGATGTGGACAGCCTATACACAGAAAATCCCACTGTAAACTCCGCCGCCAAACCAGTCTACACCGTTGCAAGCATTGATAGCAACATAGAGGCTATGGCGGGGAATAGCAGCAGCTTGCTGGGCACAGGCGGTATGCAATCCAAAATACGAGCCGCAAGAATGGTCGCAGCCTGTGGAGGCAGTTCCTTTATCGGCCCTGGACGCAATAAAAACATTTTACAGGAACTGTTCTCCGGTGATATGGTTGGCACCTTTTTTCTCCCGGAAAAAGACAAAAAAATCAACGGTAGAAAACACTGGATTGCCCATGTCCTTCGCCCGTCCGGCACCCTGTATCTGGATGACGGTGCCTGCCGGGCCATCGTCGAACGAGGCAAAAGTTTGCTCCCCTCGGGAATCACCCGCGTTGAGGGAATATTCAATGTAGGCGATTCTGTGCAATGCCGCTGCCCTGGAGGCCAACTCGTTGCCTCAGGCCTGTCTAATTACACCTCAGCTGACCTGGACAAAATCAGAGGCAGAAAGAGTTCAGAAATCGAGAGCATTCTCGGTTTCCGGGATAGCGACGAGATCATCCATAGGGATAATCTCGTCCTGTTTAATAACAAGCTGAAATCATCTGAAACGTACTCAGAAAAGGCCATAGAACAAAACTGTTAA
- a CDS encoding hemerythrin family protein produces MELQWDHKKYTTGFAHIDQQHKELFEGVNGLIHFLKLSSVTQDDRNKAKVSEMLDFLADYAQKHFQDEEKVFEKYDHPMKEANKEAHQLFLEKYGHYQEKLEEKLQEERLTRGVLIQIHIFLQSWLVNHILKVDTSLRDCADKAAEEKEEIREQEETKNRGVFSRFFALLTGK; encoded by the coding sequence ATGGAACTGCAATGGGATCATAAAAAGTACACCACAGGCTTTGCGCATATTGACCAACAGCATAAAGAACTGTTTGAAGGGGTTAACGGTTTAATACATTTTCTCAAGCTCTCATCTGTTACTCAGGACGATAGAAACAAGGCAAAAGTCAGTGAGATGCTGGATTTTCTCGCTGATTATGCGCAAAAACATTTTCAGGACGAAGAAAAGGTCTTTGAAAAATATGATCATCCCATGAAAGAAGCAAATAAGGAAGCACATCAGCTCTTTCTTGAAAAATATGGTCATTATCAGGAAAAACTAGAGGAAAAGCTGCAGGAAGAGCGCCTTACCCGTGGGGTACTGATCCAGATACATATCTTTCTCCAGTCCTGGTTGGTTAATCATATCCTTAAGGTAGACACTTCCTTACGCGACTGTGCGGACAAAGCGGCTGAGGAAAAAGAGGAAATTCGGGAGCAGGAAGAAACAAAAAACAGAGGTGTCTTCTCCCGCTTTTTTGCTCTGCTGACAGGCAAATAA
- a CDS encoding M48 family metallopeptidase, whose amino-acid sequence MQSCPEYRPGLPEVNDNVSHDHPLKEFVILLSGVTAFLLLAVWSLGLFVDWAAGFISPQMEAVIFSSMQVSGAAIFKQQEDDPRRVELQRLVDELGRCHDVGYPLQVNMAQSQQANAFAFPGGRIIVLEGLLKKVHSENGLVFVLAHEMAHFKNRDHLQGMGRGLVMTALSALLTGAGSDITKLIAPALGVGQAQYSQGRETLADRLALESLHCLYGHVGGASEFFEAMQEEDGEQRGGLGRYFSSHPAAVQRITALHQLAERSGFVVKETASLSTILAPSASHE is encoded by the coding sequence ATGCAGTCTTGCCCGGAATATCGGCCTGGCCTGCCGGAAGTAAACGATAATGTCTCCCATGATCATCCGCTCAAGGAATTTGTTATTCTCCTCTCGGGGGTAACAGCTTTTCTGCTGCTCGCTGTTTGGAGTCTGGGCTTGTTCGTTGACTGGGCAGCCGGTTTTATTTCTCCACAAATGGAAGCTGTTATTTTTTCCTCAATGCAGGTCTCCGGGGCTGCGATTTTTAAGCAACAAGAAGACGATCCTCGGCGGGTAGAGCTGCAACGACTCGTGGATGAGCTGGGGCGATGTCATGATGTGGGCTATCCCTTGCAAGTCAATATGGCCCAGTCACAGCAGGCCAATGCCTTTGCCTTTCCTGGCGGACGGATTATCGTCCTGGAAGGGCTACTGAAAAAGGTTCACTCGGAAAATGGGCTTGTCTTTGTCCTTGCTCATGAGATGGCACATTTCAAAAACAGAGATCATCTACAGGGGATGGGAAGAGGCTTGGTGATGACAGCCCTTTCTGCCTTGCTGACTGGGGCCGGTTCAGATATCACCAAGCTTATTGCTCCGGCCTTGGGTGTCGGTCAGGCCCAGTATTCCCAGGGTCGGGAGACCTTGGCGGATAGGCTGGCCCTGGAGAGTCTCCATTGCTTGTATGGTCATGTGGGCGGGGCAAGTGAGTTTTTTGAAGCCATGCAGGAGGAAGACGGAGAGCAGAGAGGCGGGCTTGGAAGATATTTCTCCAGCCACCCTGCGGCGGTGCAACGAATCACCGCGCTCCATCAATTGGCGGAAAGATCAGGGTTTGTTGTGAAGGAAACAGCCTCTTTGTCCACAATACTTGCTCCAAGCGCTTCGCACGAGTAG
- a CDS encoding heavy metal-binding domain-containing protein — protein sequence MDALIQLIFFLTLLTLGYAFGKFAEKRHYRSIMEREKQWMHIPTTTGRRVLGADSKVKNAHLVTGSVVISVDYFKRILAGLRNIFGGNVQSYETLVDRARREAVLRLKESCPEADQIVNLRLETSSISKGKKNQVGSVEVLAYGTAVYLQPATTMDDL from the coding sequence ATGGATGCGCTTATTCAGCTGATTTTTTTCCTCACCTTATTGACCCTGGGCTATGCCTTTGGCAAGTTTGCTGAGAAAAGGCATTATCGTTCCATTATGGAGCGGGAAAAGCAATGGATGCATATCCCGACCACCACAGGGCGTCGTGTCCTGGGGGCAGACAGCAAGGTGAAAAACGCTCACCTTGTCACCGGCAGCGTGGTTATTTCGGTGGATTATTTTAAACGGATCCTTGCCGGGTTGAGAAATATTTTCGGAGGCAATGTCCAGTCCTATGAAACCTTGGTGGATCGGGCCAGAAGAGAGGCGGTCCTGCGCTTGAAGGAATCCTGCCCTGAAGCGGACCAGATTGTTAATCTGCGCCTGGAAACCTCTTCCATTTCAAAGGGCAAGAAAAATCAGGTCGGTTCAGTTGAGGTTCTGGCCTATGGTACCGCAGTCTACCTGCAACCTGCCACGACAATGGATGATCTCTGA
- a CDS encoding YbjQ family protein: MLLTNTEEIPGKTITVSYGLVSGSTVRAKHAGRDIMAGLKNIFGGELKGYTELLQESRDEATKRMKAQAKQLGANAVVNVRFSTSSVAAGAAEIYVYGTAVTVE, translated from the coding sequence ATGTTGCTCACCAATACAGAAGAGATTCCAGGAAAAACCATTACAGTTTCTTATGGCCTTGTTTCCGGGAGCACAGTCAGGGCAAAGCATGCAGGTCGTGATATCATGGCAGGCCTGAAGAATATCTTCGGGGGAGAACTGAAAGGCTACACAGAACTCCTGCAGGAATCCAGAGATGAGGCGACCAAACGGATGAAGGCCCAGGCGAAACAGCTTGGTGCCAATGCGGTGGTCAATGTCCGTTTTTCCACCTCCTCCGTGGCTGCGGGTGCGGCGGAGATCTATGTCTATGGCACAGCTGTCACGGTGGAGTAG
- a CDS encoding alpha/beta hydrolase, translating to MSRLKNATVLLALSLVMVICSSSQGRAAAGKARGEFVASEVCNTYLSLQERSNPGKIMTEPGKAYALVEWNKGWKSSEGFWYRIIMIQGDMQVYRWVYAECGTAEGAARIAAPSPPKARVRRAIKSEMLRSRTVRMAPPAEARAVRSGRAPSGDEKYARTVVFFATDREKDDPRDVSDYFGGKIGRKISYGTASVSIPRDHKMGELEKPSIWRLEFRQDPEEHVVLLGISELPTQRFYERISQRIKNSEGKKAFIFIHGYNVTFEDAARRTAQMAYDLAFDGAPIFYSWPSHGKLFKYAADEENIRWSERNIEDFLLDFTKKSDAESIYLVAHSMGNRGLTRAYVSLLQKKPELHSRFKEVILAAPDIDVDIFTRDIVPIMAESSVPVTLYVSANDKALEASRRFHNAAYRRVGDTISLYPHVETIDSSNVKTDFLGHSYFGNNNSVIADIFNIVKRGLRPDQRPGLAKIFASDGIYWRFRE from the coding sequence ATGAGTAGATTGAAGAACGCAACAGTATTGCTGGCACTCTCCCTGGTCATGGTTATTTGTTCCTCTTCTCAAGGGCGAGCGGCAGCTGGTAAGGCTAGGGGAGAGTTTGTTGCATCAGAAGTATGTAACACCTATCTCTCCTTACAAGAAAGGAGCAATCCCGGAAAGATCATGACTGAGCCTGGGAAAGCTTATGCACTTGTCGAGTGGAATAAGGGCTGGAAAAGCTCGGAAGGCTTCTGGTATAGAATCATTATGATCCAGGGGGACATGCAAGTGTACCGTTGGGTCTATGCTGAGTGCGGAACAGCGGAGGGTGCTGCCAGAATTGCAGCACCGTCGCCTCCTAAGGCAAGAGTGCGACGTGCTATCAAAAGCGAAATGCTACGGTCGCGCACGGTCAGAATGGCACCTCCTGCTGAGGCAAGAGCGGTGCGCTCTGGCAGAGCACCCTCTGGGGATGAAAAATATGCCCGAACAGTGGTTTTTTTCGCAACTGATCGAGAGAAAGATGACCCGAGGGATGTGTCAGACTATTTCGGAGGAAAAATAGGAAGAAAGATAAGCTATGGAACAGCCAGCGTAAGTATTCCCCGTGATCATAAAATGGGGGAATTGGAAAAGCCTTCCATCTGGAGACTGGAGTTTCGTCAAGACCCGGAAGAGCATGTTGTGCTCCTGGGGATTAGTGAACTTCCTACCCAGAGGTTTTATGAAAGGATATCGCAAAGAATAAAGAACTCGGAAGGAAAAAAAGCCTTTATATTTATTCATGGATATAATGTGACCTTTGAGGATGCGGCAAGACGTACCGCCCAGATGGCCTATGACCTTGCCTTTGATGGCGCACCGATATTCTACAGCTGGCCTTCCCATGGGAAATTATTTAAGTATGCAGCAGATGAGGAGAATATCCGATGGTCTGAAAGAAACATTGAAGACTTCCTGCTCGACTTTACAAAGAAGTCAGATGCGGAAAGTATCTATCTGGTTGCCCATAGTATGGGAAACAGGGGACTGACACGGGCCTATGTCTCTTTATTGCAGAAAAAGCCGGAATTACATTCCCGCTTTAAAGAAGTAATTCTGGCTGCACCTGATATTGATGTTGATATCTTTACGCGTGATATAGTCCCTATTATGGCAGAATCCAGTGTTCCTGTTACTCTGTATGTTTCAGCCAATGATAAGGCCCTAGAGGCATCAAGGAGGTTTCATAATGCGGCCTACAGGAGGGTTGGTGACACTATCTCTTTGTACCCTCATGTTGAAACCATAGATTCTTCGAATGTTAAGACGGATTTCTTGGGCCATTCATACTTCGGGAATAATAATTCTGTCATTGCAGATATATTCAATATAGTTAAGAGAGGTCTGCGACCTGACCAACGGCCCGGACTGGCTAAGATATTTGCCTCTGATGGAATCTATTGGCGATTTAGGGAGTAA